AGGCGCCGGGGTCTGCTTGGGCACTTTGGGCAACAGCGCGAGAGCGCCGCCGAGCACGATGACCCCGAGCGGGAGGTTGATGAGGAAGATCCACTCCCAGTGACCCGAGCTGGCCAGCAAGGTGCCGGCAATCGGACCGAGCACCGGTCCCAGGTTGATCACGGTGCTGACCCAGCCCATGACCGCGCCCATGCGGTCCGGCCCCGCCGTCGCGGCCGCGATCGTGAGCGCGGTGGGCTCCAGCAGGCCGCCACCAAGCCCTTGGGCGACCCGGAAGGCGATGAGTGCGCCGGGGGTGGTGGCGAGAGCGCACAACACCGACCCCGCGACGAAGAAGCTCAGCGCGACGAAGAAGACGCGTCGGGCGCCGTACCGGTCGATGATCCACCCGGAAAGCGGCATCGTGACGCCGGCCGCCAGCAGGTACGCCGAGGTGAACCACACGCTGACCTCGAGGCGTGACCCGAGATCGGCACCGATGCTCTGCAGGGACGCCGTCACGATCGTCCCGTCGATCACCGCCATGAGCGCAGCGACGGAGACGACCAGCACAACCAACACGCCGCGTCGATCCAGTCGAGGGGACGTCGCGACATCAGTCTTGTTTGTCATGGCAAGTAGAATTAACTACACCGTTTAGTTTAGTCAAGTGTGAGATAGAGTACGGTCATGAGCACTGTCCCGATCGCTGCGCCGCGCGGCACCCGCCGCAACGACAAGCGCACGGCGATCCTCAACGCCGCAGCGGAGGTCTTCGCCGAGGTCGGCTACGAGAGGGCCAGTATCGACGCGATCTCCTCTCGCGCCGGCGTGTCGAAGCCGACGGTCTACAGCCACTTCGGTGGCAAGGAACAGCTCTTTCGCGAGTCGATCGCGCTCAGTGCCGAGATCGTCAATGCCGAGTCATTGGACGCGATCCGCGCCCTCGATCCGCAATGCCGCGACTGGCAAGGTGGCCTGCTCGCGCTCGCGGAGCAACTCGTGACCTGCCAGCGAAGCGACTGCGCCGTCTCCCTCAGCCGCCAGATCCATGCCGAAGTGGGCCGCGATCCAGAAGTGCTGCGCTACGTCCGAGAGCGCACGACCGACCCCATCATCGACGGTCTTGCCGGACGCCTCGCGATGCTTGGCAACGCCGGCCGGATCGCGGTGCCCGATCCGGTCCTTGCCGCGAAGCAGTTCATCGCTCTGATCAGCGCCGAGTTCCCCGATCTCACCGAGCTCGGCACGAAGAAGATCACCGACAAGCGCGCTCGTGCCGCCGTACGCGCTGGGCTCGATACCTTCCTGCGCGCGTACGCCGCGCCCTAGCTGAGGCGTCGCTGCTCATGGAGCGATTCGGTGTCGCAGATTGCGGGTTAGACCGTGCAATCTGTGACAGCTATTGGGATCCGAACCGCCCCGGCGGCGCCGTACACTCGGGCCATGAGCGAGATCCGCACTCTCGAGCAGCTGGCGCAGTTGTATCCCAACGAGCCGACCAAGGCCGCCATCACCAAGGAGTGCGACGTGATCACGCCGTACTACCGGGCGTTGATCGAGACCGCGCCGTTCCTGGTGATCGCGACGGCTCGCGACTCCGCGCTCGACTGCAGCCCACGCGGCGATGGTCCCGGCTTCGTCGATGTCGTTGACGACAAGACGCTGGTGATCCCGGACCGCCGCGGCAACAACCGGCTCGACACGCTGCGCAACGTCATCGCCGATCCTCGGGTCGGACTCATCTTCCTCATTCCCGGCGTCAGCGAGTGTGTCCGCGTCCGCGGCACCGCCCGCATCACAGCGGATCCAGACCGGCTCGCGGCGTACTCGGTCAAGGGCAATCCACCCACGACGCTGCTGGAAGTCACCGTCGAGCGGGTGTTTTTCCAGTGCGCACGGGCGATTTTGCGCTCCCGGCTGTGGGAGGCCGACGCCCAGGTAACGCGCGACGAGCTGCCGACCGCAGGCATGCTGCTGGAGGAAGCGCGCGGCTTCACCCATGAGGAAGCGCTGGAGTACGACGCGGCGCTGCCCGAGCGCCAGCAGGCCACCCTCTACTAGGCCGAGTCTGCCGCTGGTGATTTCGACGGACGTTCACTCGCTTGCGCTCGCTCACTGCTCAATCACCGCACACCTGCTCAATCAGCATGGCCGCTGGTCGGCCAGGTGAAGTACGGAGCTGGCCTAATTCGGTAAAGCACGACCTGCAACCCAATCCCGATCGCCAGCACCGGGAGTACGACGACGGCCAGTAGCGTCCCGGATGCGGAGCCGGCGTACTCGATGCCACCGAACGCCACCGCGGCGACACCGATCGCACCGACTGCCTGTGCGGCGGCACCCAACGTCACCGCAGCCCGCGACCACGTCGGACCACCGTGACGCGGGCCGACCCACAGTCCGAGATCACGAAGCATCCATCCGGCGACGTACGCGACAGCGCCGAGCGCTCCCTCGCCGAGGATCGTGTGCACCGCTTCTGGATACGTCGCGTGCGCCAACCCGATCGTGGCGACCACCCATGCCTCGCTGCCGAGAAAGCGCGAGCCAAGCCTGCTCAACCGTTGCCGGCCGTCGACGGCCAGCGCGCGAAGGCAGGTGAGGATCGTCCGGCCCTCCAGCACGACCAAGCCGGCCAACGCGACGAACAACCCGATCGTGCTCATGTCGCGCTCGCCCGTAACACCGGCACGCCGCGAATGATGCGCCGAAGCGCACCAATCGCCAGGCCCAGCGTGCCGACCGACAGCGCCACGAACAGCACGCTCGCCACCACGAGCGGCACCGGCCCGATCGGGCTCGCCGCGTCCTCGATGCGCACCAGGCCGACGATGAACCACGGCTGACGCGAGACCTCCCGACCAACCCAGCCCAGCACGATGACGACCATCGGCACCACCACGCCGTACCGCAAGATCTCGAGCATCCACGGTCTTCGATAGATACGTCCGGTCAGCATGAGCGGGAGTACGACGACCCAGGTCAGCAGCATGATCAGCGAGCCTGCGGTGATCATCGCATCGATCAGACCCGCTCCCCACGCCGCGCCTTGAACACCGTTGGGGCGAACGACACCAAACTGCTCTGCGCCCGAAGCAGCCATTAACGGACTTGCGACCGTGGCGAGCAGTACGCCGATCCGCACCAGCGGCTTGCCGGTCGAGGCCGCACCAGATCGCAGTCTCGCGGCGCCGAGCGATGCGCACCAGAACGCGCCGACCACCAGCGAGCTGCTCGTGATGTGCAGCAGGGTCCACAGCGTCGCGGGCCGCATCAGTAATGACATGAACGCAGCCGCGTCCAGCACCTCGATCTGGATCGGGTAATGCAGGTACGCGTTTGCCGTGACGATGAAGATCGCGGATGCGTACGCGGTGATCACGATCCCCCAGAAGATCGCCGCCTGCACCCATGCCGGCAGGATCTCTCGACCAGCCAGCCACAGCCCGAGCAGCGTCGACTCGAGGAAGAAGGCAACGACGGTCTCGAGGGCGAGCAACCCGGCGATGGGGCTGTAGACGTCGGTGCCCGGGCCAGTCCAGAGCATCGACATCTGCAGCTCCATCACCAGCCCAGCGACGATTCCGAACCCGTAGTTAGCCACGTAGAGCCGCGATAGCATCTCGACCGCATCAGGTGCCCGGCGCCGGCGTACTGCCGACCAGGTGTACGCCGTGGCCAAGATGGGAGTGAGCCCGAGCGTGACGGCGACGAAGAGATAGTGCACCGATGCGGTAGTCGCGAACAGCAGGCGCGCCAGGACGATCTCATCCATGGGCAAGGTGAGGCAGGCGAAGGCACATGAGTCCCACTCTGCGCAGCGGCGCACGAGCCCACTACCGACTGGAGTCGACAACGTGATCGAGCCGGCTCGACAGTTCGTCTGCAACCTACGAGATCCGAGGTAGCACCGCTTACAGTGCAAGGGTGAGCATGCCTCAGCGTCCACAACCGGCGTGGTTAACCGCGTGCCTGGCCTTGGTGGCGACTGTCCTCGCCGCAGCCGGGCTCGTCAGCTCTGCGGCGGGTGCGGGCGACGTCGCGGTCGGCTGGGTCGGGTGGGTTCTTGCCCCGGTCCTCGGACTTGTCCTGTGGGCCCGCGGGCAGCGTTGGCCCGTCTCGACGCTCGTCGTGTCGGTGGTGCTGCTCGACGCGTACTACGTTTCCCAGCGTCCGCCGATCGGGTTTGCGCTGCTCCTCGTTCCGGCGTTGGTCAACGCGGCCGAACGCGGCCAGGTCAGGCGCTCGATCGTCGTAGCGGCGCTCGCCCTTCTGAGTTGCTATCTGTGTCGCGTCGTGCTGTTGGATCAGGAGATCAGAATCCTCGGTAACCAGCTTCTGGCCGAGATAGCTCTCGTGGTCGGCGCACTCGCCCTTGGCGATGCAATGCACGCCCGTGGGCGCTGGCACGCCGAAACCGAGCGCCGCGTCGACCTTGAGCTCGCCGCGCACGCGGGCCGCGTCAGGGCACGTGTCGATGCCGAACGCCGCCGGCTCAGCGGCGATATTCACGACGTCATGGGGCACACCCTCGTCGTCGTCTCGCAGCGGGCAAACGTGGCGCTCGCGACACTCGCTGCTGACCAGGATCGTCCGCGGGAGGCGCTACAGGTCATCAAGGACACGGCCCGCGCGGCGCGCCGCGAGGTCGATGATGCCGTAGCGGTGCTGCGCTCGCCGACCGACCTGGCCGACAACGCGACACGTCCGCGCAGTCCGGTGCCTCGACTTGCCGACCTCGAGGCACTCGCAGAGACCGCCCGTGCCGGCGGCATCACAGTTGACCTGTCGATGCTCGGTACCGAAGTCGGCGCGGGCGCTCTTGTGGAGAGTACGGCGTACCGCATCGTGCAGGAGGCGCTGACAAACGTGCAGCGCCACTCATTCGCTACGCACGTCGAGATCACCATCATCCGCGCGGACGATCGACTGCAGCTACGTGTCCGCGACAACGGCGGGGCGACCGAGCACTGGATTGCCGGCTCGGGGATCGCGGGCATGCACGAACGCGTAGCGCTCGTCGGCGGCCGCGTCGACATCACTGCTCACGACGGCGGTTTCTGCGTCACCGCTGTGGTTCCGGTACGCGTGCAGTGACTCCCCCAATCCGGGTGATGGTCGTCGACGACCAGCCGATGGTGCGCGCCGGGATCCGCAACCTGCTCGAGCTCGCCGCCGATGACTTCGCGGTGGACCTTGAAGCCTCAGACGGCGCCGAAGCGCTCGCCGTACTGCGCGCCGAACACCCTGACGTGATCTTGATGGACATCCGTATGCCGACTCTCGACGGTATCGGCGCGCTGCGCGAGATCCGCACATTGCCTGCCCTGCAGCACATCCCGGTCGTCATGCTAACCACCTTCGACAGCGACGACCTGCTGTTCGAGTCACTCGAGGCCGGCGCCGCCGGGTTCGTGCTCAAGGACATCGAGCCGACTGAGCTGTATGCCGCCGTTCGGTCGGCCCACCGCGGCGACAGCGTCCTGGATCCGAGTACGACGCGCCGCGTGATCAGCCGGGCACTCGGCGGCGGCCGCGTAGTCCCCCAGGCACGTGAGCGCGCGGCATCGCTCACCGAACGCGAGCGCGACGTGCTCATCACCGTCGCGCGCGGACTCACCAATGACGAGATCGCTGCCGAGCTCTATCTGAGCCCGGCCACGGTGCGCACCTACGTCAGCCGACTGATGGCCAGGCTGGGATGCCGCGACCGGGTCGCGCTGACAATCCTGGCCTACCAAGCCCAGCTCGTCTGAGCGGCTACGCGACAACGCGAAGACTTTGAGTCACCTGGTGTCTCAAAGTCTTCGCGTTTTGCGATTCGCTCGCTAGTCGGACTTCTTGGTCGCCTTCTTCGCTGGCTTCTTGGCTGCCTTCTTTGCC
The nucleotide sequence above comes from Epidermidibacterium keratini. Encoded proteins:
- a CDS encoding TetR/AcrR family transcriptional regulator, encoding MSTVPIAAPRGTRRNDKRTAILNAAAEVFAEVGYERASIDAISSRAGVSKPTVYSHFGGKEQLFRESIALSAEIVNAESLDAIRALDPQCRDWQGGLLALAEQLVTCQRSDCAVSLSRQIHAEVGRDPEVLRYVRERTTDPIIDGLAGRLAMLGNAGRIAVPDPVLAAKQFIALISAEFPDLTELGTKKITDKRARAAVRAGLDTFLRAYAAP
- a CDS encoding MSMEG_1061 family FMN-dependent PPOX-type flavoprotein, producing MSEIRTLEQLAQLYPNEPTKAAITKECDVITPYYRALIETAPFLVIATARDSALDCSPRGDGPGFVDVVDDKTLVIPDRRGNNRLDTLRNVIADPRVGLIFLIPGVSECVRVRGTARITADPDRLAAYSVKGNPPTTLLEVTVERVFFQCARAILRSRLWEADAQVTRDELPTAGMLLEEARGFTHEEALEYDAALPERQQATLY
- a CDS encoding cytochrome ubiquinol oxidase subunit I, which produces MDEIVLARLLFATTASVHYLFVAVTLGLTPILATAYTWSAVRRRRAPDAVEMLSRLYVANYGFGIVAGLVMELQMSMLWTGPGTDVYSPIAGLLALETVVAFFLESTLLGLWLAGREILPAWVQAAIFWGIVITAYASAIFIVTANAYLHYPIQIEVLDAAAFMSLLMRPATLWTLLHITSSSLVVGAFWCASLGAARLRSGAASTGKPLVRIGVLLATVASPLMAASGAEQFGVVRPNGVQGAAWGAGLIDAMITAGSLIMLLTWVVVLPLMLTGRIYRRPWMLEILRYGVVVPMVVIVLGWVGREVSRQPWFIVGLVRIEDAASPIGPVPLVVASVLFVALSVGTLGLAIGALRRIIRGVPVLRASAT
- a CDS encoding sensor histidine kinase — encoded protein: MPQRPQPAWLTACLALVATVLAAAGLVSSAAGAGDVAVGWVGWVLAPVLGLVLWARGQRWPVSTLVVSVVLLDAYYVSQRPPIGFALLLVPALVNAAERGQVRRSIVVAALALLSCYLCRVVLLDQEIRILGNQLLAEIALVVGALALGDAMHARGRWHAETERRVDLELAAHAGRVRARVDAERRRLSGDIHDVMGHTLVVVSQRANVALATLAADQDRPREALQVIKDTARAARREVDDAVAVLRSPTDLADNATRPRSPVPRLADLEALAETARAGGITVDLSMLGTEVGAGALVESTAYRIVQEALTNVQRHSFATHVEITIIRADDRLQLRVRDNGGATEHWIAGSGIAGMHERVALVGGRVDITAHDGGFCVTAVVPVRVQ
- a CDS encoding response regulator, which gives rise to MVVDDQPMVRAGIRNLLELAADDFAVDLEASDGAEALAVLRAEHPDVILMDIRMPTLDGIGALREIRTLPALQHIPVVMLTTFDSDDLLFESLEAGAAGFVLKDIEPTELYAAVRSAHRGDSVLDPSTTRRVISRALGGGRVVPQARERAASLTERERDVLITVARGLTNDEIAAELYLSPATVRTYVSRLMARLGCRDRVALTILAYQAQLV